The Vitis vinifera cultivar Pinot Noir 40024 chromosome 3, ASM3070453v1 region TGCTATAAGGGTTCTTTCTACAACCTCTGAATAGACATTAAgcttcaaaatatatattttgttctttAGATAGGGTTTCAATCCATTTTGAAACTTTAATGTCTTTTCCTCCTTTATAGCAATCAATTATGGAACAAAATGTGACAACTCTGTAAATTTAGCCTCATACTGGGCCACCGTCATATCCCCTTGTTCCAAATGAACAAATTCTCTTACTTTTTATCGTCTAACACTGTTGGGGGAAATACTTTTTGTAAAATGCCTCATTAAACTGTCTCCAAACTATAGGTCTCTGATCCTCTAAAAGCCTTTTGGTCATACGCCACCAATGATCTGCTTCGTTATCTAATATAAATGTTGCATAAGAGGTTTTTTGCTCCTCAAAGTAATCtataaaatcaaagaatttctctatCTTAAGAATCCAAGTTTTTGCTTCCATTGGGTTTGAAGTACTAGAAAAGTAATGAGGACCTAACTTCTTAAAGTCATCAAATGAGCTACCCTTAGAAGATGAGGGTTGTCCAAGAGCTTGAGTCTTAATAACTCTAGCCTAACGCTCAACCAAACTAGCTAAAGTCTCAAGATACCTATAAAGCCCTTTTGCATTCATGGGAGGCAAACCCTCAAGTGGATGAGGTACATCATTATTAGCCTGACTGTTTTGGGAAGATGCTGGTCTTCTTGGTGGCATGTTGTCCTATGAAGCATTAGgtataactaaattagtcactaaaaAACCAATTAGACAAATTAAATTCATAATGAAGAATAGGAATTTATAGAAGATGATActgaaacttaaactaatgcgTCACTCATCTATCCCCAAAGTAAACTAAAACAAGTTCCCAACAAGATTATaacctagtgctctgataccactttgtcacaccccaaaacccactccaagggcatgaagGTCATTTCACACATCAAACCCAAAAGCTCGaagtggaaacgacacaaacatTCGTATTGTAATTGGACattttaccaattaccaaattcatgtTCAGAGTAgtagaacaaaattctaaaatctccaagtatcaacttttaaaaaaaaactaacacatcaaccagggtgttattgtccaaataactccaaattcaaCTAATTTGAACGGAAATTAAAtgttaacatctaaacaatgtccaaaataaagtttgaaccaaaatcttaacaaagaaaaaatttcccagcctagccatcactcctcgcccgaactgaaagtacctgaaaaattatcaacaaatagGCATGAACTTAAAGCTTAATAAGGAACATcaatacagtttcatggatcaaacatttttaatcatgcttacaaataggagatataacatatacttattttcataaaaacttttgagttcaaaatactaatacattcaaacttttcaacaaaactttctcgtatccatttcaaaacaatttctcatcaaaaccaaatcaaatgcattcaaaatatcttactctggttatcaaataacaaatgatgCCCAATTAGATGAGACTTCACAAATGAGtgattagtttcaaatttgttctagttaaggtgaacaaagccaaatgttaataattataaccgttgactagggtcataaggtcaactattataacccgttgactaggttcatataatatcaactattataacccgttgattagAGCCATAGAAATATCAACAATTATAACacgttgactagggtcataggAACCAGAGttaaacactttatttcattaattcaaacttgcaaaacaaaatatcatatctccaaaaattttcatttttcataaacaaagaagattctcaaatatactttccatacaaaacacatatttgatccatgtgaaaagataaaaataatatttttacacatttcaaaatataatataaaaagaaaattatttttttttaataaaaatctgcattaatttcccttacttTGAAGAAAcactcaaaatcttgaagtatTTAATTCTGAAAAATTTCCTCCTCACCTaatataatatcatacacaatattgattattgattatttatttaaatatataaatttgaaaatcctaaaaatattttatttagtattagggatcttaattaatttctcatgctaatattattagtacccaatatcatttttcaacttactaaacaataataaattaatttagtaagtttccaaattattgtaaaattcgTTTTCTTTCCTAATCTTACCCtcactatttatttctttatatacttaaattaaattaaaacctatatagaaactattattattattaatatttcatttgttagcttaaaactaaatattataatttttattaatttttaaattcaatacaTAACCAACCCATTACCCTTTTATCCTCATTACGTGCACAAAGCCCTGAGAATAAAACACTAAACCTCGTGTTTCTTcacattatttattattgttataatatatttacatatagaATCTTTTCCAATGCCTAAGTCAATACCTTGACAATACACGCGtactccaattttttatttttttattccatgaCATTGTATAGAGTCGCCTACACGCCtctcattatatttatttatttatttttatttttatttttcacaccGTACATATATCTACacgtttttttttccaaatctaaAGCCTACACAaacgatttatttatttattttctaaatataaaatttcctttcttccattgattttgatttctatttaattgaaatttcctaaattttcctattttcatcacAAATTAATACACATTCATGAATTTCTAGTCTTttgatctaaaaattaatttaacaaaccTTAATCTAGATTGAGATCTTCTAAAGAATatctaaagtttttaaaactaattaactaatataaaatattaatttaaggattaaaatcttacctgaaaagttaattttcaaacccTAAATCTCCAAATTTTCAGCCCTATGCTCTCTGATCTTTCTGATTTCTATGTAAAAGAGTTTTCTAAATAGAGAAGAtatgaaaaatctaatttatatttaGGGATTTTAAATACGAAAAGacttttttacccttattaaattaatttaattaattaataatttctaaattatgattttaccctTAAATTGGGTTTGAGGCATTACACAAATCAACTCATTTTGTTAGAAATTTCTCGTTCAAATATGGTTTTTAGCTTAAATGATTAGAAATTTTTCTCAAGATTCAGATTGTTGGGCCTAGCCCAGGAGTTtgagttgaaaataaaaatgattatccCAGCCCTACCAACGCTGCGCTTGGAATCGGGTTGGGTTGGGCCAGCCGGGGAAGCTGGAGAGGTGGAGGAAGATGCGATCCTCTACCCAATAAATAATCGCCTGTCCAAGGTTCGGACGGCTTTCCAGGCCCAAAAGGCCCAAACAAATTTTAGTCGTAACCTCCTTGAGTGGCAGAGTTGTAGTTAAGGTTTGCATCAAGGCCATTTGCTCTGCCCTCCAAAACCCTAACACGCCCAATAAATAGTCCCATCCCTCTCTTCACTCCAAAATctctagggttagggttagggttaggacTTGCTTGCGATAATGGCATCTCCTGTGGAATCAGTCCAGTGCTTTGGGCGGAAGAAGACCGCCGTGGCTGTCACCTACTGTAAGCGCGGCCGAGGCCTCATCAAGATCAACGGCTGCCCAATCGAGCTGGTGGAGCCCGAGATCCTCCGCTACAAGGCGGTGGAGCCCATCCTCCTTCTCGGTCGCCACCGTTTCGCCGGCGTTGACATGCGCATCCGCGTGAAAGGTGGTGGTCACACCTCCCAGATTTACGCAATCCGCCAAAGCATTGCCAAAGCCCTCGTTGCCTTCTATCAGAAGTACGTCGATGAGCAATCCAAGAAGGAGATCAAGGACATCCTCGTTCGCTACGATCGTACCCTGCTTGTCGCTGATCCTAGGCGCTGCGAGCCAAAGAAGTTCGGTGGTCGTGGTGCTCGTGCAAGGTTCCAGAAATCGTATCGTTAGGACGAAACCCAAGAGGTTCTGCGCTTCGTTTTTTGTTGTGTATCGAATTTATCTGATCCTGAAGAACGTTGTCGTTTTAGGGTTTTTTGGATGCTTTATGATTACTCGAGTTCCTAGATATTTCGAAGTTTGGATTTAATGTTTACATGTCAGATTTTTATGCTGAATCGTGCTTATACATGGGTGTCGAACTCTGTGGAGTTTTGAGGTTCTTCTTTATGCTAATTCCTAAATGCTTAAAATTTGTCGTAGTTATAAATAAGGGTGTATTGTGGTTGATTGCAGTACATTTTTCTTAGTGGGTTTCGTAAATGGTTCATGTTGTGGAATTTTGGTAGAGCCCCTCCTTTTGGAGTATGATATTTAGGTTATTTCTGTTGCTTCAAAATCTTAAGTTAGAGCTGAACATTAGAAGTAGCTGCTTTATGTATTCATGAAGGAACTGGTTCTATATAGTATGCCATCTCCATTTTGTTGGTTTCTTCTGGTTCATAATTTAATATAGAGTTAGGATGTTAGTTGTAGCTGTTTGGAAACACTTGTATAAATGATGCAAATGGTTACATTTGCGATGTTGTCATGGTAAATATGAATATCATCATTGTGCTAATTGTCTGAAGCTTGAGACGTGGGATTGTTTGTGTGGACTAAATTTTTATCTGAGAGTTATCCTTTGAGGGGCTTATGTTTTCATTGCTGCAATTGTGAGGTTTCTTTTAGTgagttgattttgttgattaaacTGAGAATCTTGAAATCTAGACTCATTTGTGCTGTGAAATCTAGAACCTACAGGTATGGCATTCTTGAGCTCTGGATTTGGGTTTTGATTTGGTCTTAGTATTGTTAATTTCCAATTCAGGAGCAGTGTGTGCTTTGCTATGAGCATAGCAATCTAGGAAGTGTGCAAGTCTAGTAGAACACTGATTCCTACTTCTCAACCTGTTCGAATGGCAACATTAAAGAGTTCAATTATTAGAAAACAGGGTCCTTATCTatctttttgataggtaaataagatcAGTATTAAAAGAGAGTATACGCAATGTATATAAAGAAATCTGGGAAGGATTATCTCAATGCCCCTTTAGCGACATTTCTAAAACATTGCCAGTAGCTATAGGAGCTTGTCCAgtaagataattttttaatggACATCTGTTATTTCCTTGGAATCATTTTCCATCATCACTTGTTATGATCATCTTTTGGAATGTCAGTgacttaagaaaaattaatggtTCCCACCCTGGCTTATGGTGTCCCTTTTAGCAGTATGTTGAAGGAGTGTTGATTCGAAAGGCTTTTACTGTGTTGTAGGTTTTTATTGGAGTACTTAATGTGTGTGATGAGGTTCCTGGTTGTCTTCTTGGGAGCTTACTCTCCCACCTCACAAGGTTTGCTGTAATTTGTTCTTGATGACTTGATTATGCTTCTGGCCAGGAGCATCCAAAATGTCAGCCTTTCAAACTTTATGGGGAGAGTTCAAATGAGCTTACAGATGACCCATGACCATAGCTAGCTTTTCTAcggtaactgttttttaaaacagttctgaagaaaataattcttgaaaataatttttaagaataatttttgaaaattgttttatgatactttatagaacaaaagtttgttttagaacttcacttgttttttacttatttttaaatatattataaaaataatttttatatctgatattttatttttattgaaaatgccTTGTTTTTTGTCCTTTAAAAGGGTTTTTGattgttaaatatatattagGGGGCGGTGGGCTGCTGCTGTGTCTGTCTAGAAGTGCTTTTGGTGAAATTGGTTTTTGGTAGAATCGTCCATCAAGGGGTtttataaaagtgttttctaaatttggtcaataatatagtttttttttttttaatactttttatattagaaatgatttttaaaagtattgttCGGAGTCTTGAAATGATAGCATTAGGACATACACCGCAGTGCGTATGATTCATTTGTTTGCCGGATGGAGAGGGTGAGGGCAACCTGGAACCTTTCGATTGTTGGAATGCGTTGGGTGATTCCCGTTTCGTGGAATTGGCTTTTGTAACCGAGATGTTGAAGCGGAATCTATAAATCTTAGCTATGGGACGTATGAGCCATGTGAAGTTGGATGCTTTTAGGGGAACTCTGCAGATGTTTTATTTGGAGACGATGAAAGTGCTGCAAAAGGATGAGTGTAGAATATTTTAGATATTATCGTGAACGCATAATAAATTTAGTGGGTTTGTGGCTCTGTCCTTCGGATCAAGATTCAAGACACTTAAATCACGCCGAAAGTTTCCAGCGGGGCAAACATCAATCCATCAATGTTGACGCATGTCAATTTTTGGTTGGGTCAACTCCACCCGGCGTATACTACAAGATAGGATAAAAGTGGTGATAtgtattattcattttttaatcctttttatATGCAATATCTTAATCTCGTTTTAAGATAGGAGATATGTATATCTTATATAtcatagtttttttgtttttttatctttttatatttttatatacccattttataaaatgattttttattattaaataaatttatgattaaaaaaagaaaattttaaaaatatttgtaagataatattaatatatgacatataaattatttttatatattaaataatataatataattttttatttgtattatttaaatattttaattataaatattattaaaaatatgataaatttcatttttttaaatagaaaatattataatataatatagtttttattttaaacattaatatatatatatatatatatatatatatatatatatatttcaaattattttttattcatttcacaaattaaatataatataacataatggtaatattattttgttaacTAAAACGCAGCTTAAATCCATTTGAGATCACCTAATCTCTAATTGTCACTTATTTCTACTTTAAGAGATGTAAGGGATTATTTAATTGggccttttttttcttaagccCTAATATGGGTtggactattttaaaaaaaaaaaaaaaaaattgttgggtCAAAACCCCAATATGGGTTAggcttttatttaaaaaaaaaaattgttgggtCAAAATGCAACATTTTGGGTTGTAAATGTTTTAAAGAGAAAGAGGTCAAAACGACTTAAAGAGAAAGGGGCCAAAACGATGTTGTTTTGacccattttcctttaaaatatgCTACAACTCAAAACACTACATTTTgacccaattaaaaaaaaaaaaaaaaggcctagATTAGGGCTTTCTGCTCCTCTACAACTCGTTCATGGTTTGTGAAGGgggagaaaggaaaagaaacaacgTACCTTTTTTAGGCTTTACGTTTGGTCGAAGGTGAGCACCTTGTGCGCCTAAGTTGCGTCTCCTTCAACAAGTGTCACCTGGAGTAAGGCAAGGTGTTGACAATTTGCGTCACGCCTAAAATGTGCCTTCACAACTATGCATAAAGGTATAAGAAGTTTTAACATGGTTCAACTAAGCATGCTTACATCCATGAAGATTCacaaatgagagaaaaacatttcattatacataaaaaaaatcattcaactgtattataaagaatattataaatgaCAGAATGCAGATATAATTATTGAGTTCtcaaaacatcccatgtttcttCACTGggatattttctctttccttgTATCTATAGTTTGAACCACGAGTTTTCTCGCCTATCAAGTATCTCTCATTTTTCCTCATATCTATCTTATATAGGCtttataaattcattttcatctcataatattttcccctcatgactttgaatatttataaaggtatttctaataattaaaataaaaagaaatatattattattatgactTATCACCTTAAGAtgtattttatacaatattttttatataaacgAATCTATAacaattagaaatttgaaacatttttcaACTATTTCCAATTCAATCAAATTTCATCAAGTTAATCTTTCATCTCTTTATGATACATAATTTTTGTGTCACATAATTATGAGAGAATAATCAATTTCACATTCAATTAAAATTCCTTTTATCATcctcttttgcatttttttcttttttatttttctaggaTTCTGAACTTGAAACTTCAATATAACAATTTTAGTTTAAGAATACAAAGATAAATAAACGAGGAGTTAACATGGTTTGACCAATCATatctgtagggacccctccctctgggaaacacgtggcacgcacctCACAGTGGCACGTGGCACGTGTTACCAGCCGGatcatcatcatccggattcccctaaggatacgcATGACGATGGTtttcctatccggaccgcctcaaggaaagacAAATGATGTTTCaacttctcctatccaaggaagagcaaacgtcgCTAGCAAAGCACAGACATCCGGACAAACTTCATAATGCATCCGCTCCACAATATATCCGGGCAATTAGCATGTGTCACCCAGATATAGTCGTCCGGATTATCAATTAAAGTAAaacgagtcttacacgctatcacgacaaccagccatggcccacgtcccatcatctgtagagtgaaaggacgggtcgaggtgacaacaagtcacttcccacgatcattctacataatcacttcccacgatctctagacagcagcatcacctaccacggtttctgacagccgccagtagggtggcgatgaccatgctgcctccgaatgtcatcatgaaaaacataaaatatctcctcgccattaatgagaggaacaggaCCCCTGAGGCTGGATATATATGCCTTCGCGCGAAGAAGAAGGGGATCCCTGGTAACCTCCTAATACctggtaaaaggccaactgatttatatctctctctaaccatgactgacaaaaccatcggagggtgcgtccggacaccctgtccggatgccttcttgCAGGTATATCGACTGGATCAAGAACCTTTATGAGTTGGAATCACGCGTCCATCCATCTGacaactacgtggatcatcaaggacgcgaggtatcaacattggcgccgtctgtagGAATTTTCTtactttgattcagtcactgAAAAAGATGGCAACGCCTTCCCAAAGCCGTTCATCTGGTAAGGGAGag contains the following coding sequences:
- the LOC100250286 gene encoding small ribosomal subunit protein uS9 is translated as MASPVESVQCFGRKKTAVAVTYCKRGRGLIKINGCPIELVEPEILRYKAVEPILLLGRHRFAGVDMRIRVKGGGHTSQIYAIRQSIAKALVAFYQKYVDEQSKKEIKDILVRYDRTLLVADPRRCEPKKFGGRGARARFQKSYR